The window TTTAGTTAACAAACCAACAATTCAAGAAACTTTAACAATAATGCGAGGTTTAAAGCCACGGTGAGAAGCCTTTCATGGGATTAAAATCCATGATAATGCATTAATTGCTGCTGTTAATTTATCTGAACGTTACATAAATGATCGTAATTTGCCAGATAAAGCTATTGATTTAATTGATGAAGCAGCTGCAAAGATTAAAACGCAAATTAATTCACAACCAATATATTTAGATGAAATTAAACGTGATTTACAACATTTACAAACTGAAAAAGCCGCTTTAGAACCAGAAAAAGATGAAAAATCAATTAAACGTTTAAATGAAATTTTAGAAAAAATTAAATTAAAACAAGATGAATTTAACAATTTAAATGATTTGTATTTAAAAGAAAAAAAGCAAATTGACGATTTAAAAAATTTACGGCAAAAAATTGAAAGAATTCAACATGATATTGAATTTTATCAATCTGAGGGTAAGTATGAAAAAGCATCAAGATTACTTTATTCAGATTTACCATTATTTGAAAAACAACGAGAAGAATTAGAAAATAAAATTAATGAGAATAATAATCAAAAAATGATTATTGATTCATTAACAGAGAATGAAATTGCTGATGTTATTGCGCGTGCTACAGGAATTCCATTAAGTCATTTATTAGCTGATGAAAAAACAAAATTATTATCGCTAAACAAACGAATTGCTAGTCATGTTATTGGTCAAGATGAAGCAGTTAAATTAATAAGTGATGCGGTAATCCGTGGTCGTGCAGGTATTAATAATCCTAACCAACCTATTGGTTCTTTCTTATTTTTAGGACCTACGGGCGTTGGTAAAACAGAATTAGCAAAAACTTTAGCAAAAGAATTGTTCAATTCAGAAAAAGCCTTAATTAGATTTGATATGAGTGAATATATGGAAAAACATAGTGTATCAAAATTAGTTGGTGCTCCACCTGGTTATATTGGTTATGAAAATGCTGGAGTTTTAACTGAATCTGTTAAACGCAAACCATATAGTATTTTGTTATTTGATGAAATTGAAAAAGCACACCCTGATATTTTAAATATTTTATTACAAATATTGGATGAAGGTAGCATTAAGGATGCTAAAAATAATGAAATTAATTTTAAAAATACAATTATTATTATGACATCTAATATTGGAGCAGAAGCTTTATTAGAAAATAATAAAACAAAGGCATTACTTGATTTACAAAAAACTTTTAAACCAGAAATTTTAAACCGAATTTCTGAAATTATTTTCTTTAATAAGTTATCAAAAGAAATCATTTTTAAGATTAGTGAAAATTTACTTAAAGAATTAGAAAATTTATTAGCTAAGCAAGATTATTTAATTAAATTTGATGATAATATTGCTCAAATCATGGTTGAAGATGCTTATAGTTCAAATTATGGTGCAAGACCTTTAAAACGATGAATTACAAAACATTTAGAAAATGAAATTGCTAAATTAATAATTGAAAATCGTATTACAAAAAACATAAATTATAAAATAAATTATGATCGTGAACTAGATCAAGTTTTAATTAAATAATAATAAAAATCACCAACAATAAAATGGTGGTTTTTTATTCCAAATATTTAATTAAAACCTTTTTTTAGTAATATAAAGTAAAAAAGATTATTTTTATTAATTAGTATTATTCTTATAATTATTATTAAATTTTTAGAAAGATAGACATTAGCAATGTTAAAAAATTATTTTCAATCAAGTTGATTATATACAACCTTTTTATCACGTTTGGTACTTTTTAAAAAAAGCACATATTTTTTAGTAGGAATTAGCTTATTTGTTAATTTAATTTTTATAATTATAAATGGTTTAAATATTGCTAATAATATAAAAACGTATTTGATTTTATTTTATCTTTTTACTAGTATTAATTCACTTTTAACAATAGTCTTTAGCACTATTAAAGCTATTAATTTATTCAAAGATTTAAAGGATGAAGGAATTGAAATTTTAGTCTTTTCAAAAAGTATTTCACGTAAAAACATTATTTTTACTAAAATAGGTTTTTTAATATTAAATATTGTTTTTTGAAGTTTAATAACTTATATTTTAAATATTATTTTTTACGTAGTAAATATAAAGAATAATAACGGTATTAATTTTTTTTATTTATATGCTTTTTTTAATTATTATTTCTGTGGATTAATTTTTGCTAGTATTGCTGCTTTAATTGTTAGTCGTTGATCAAATAAAGTTGCTATGATTATTCCAATTAGTTGTTTTCTCCCCTTTTTAATTGCTGGTGGTGTTGCTAATTTGTATTCAACATCTAAAATTAATCAAGTAGCCAAATACATGAATATTAATTATGATAAATATGATAGTAATACAATTTTAGATGTAGAAAAATTTTATTTAAATAATCATAATGATGAAGTTTATTTAATCACTAAAAATTTAAATAATCCACAATTTAGTAAACGTCAGAATTATTTTTTGAAAGCAGCGTTTGATCACGCAAAAAATGCATCGACATTTTTTCATGTCTTATCTTGATTATCTGTTCCTTATCAATTAAATAATAGTTTTTATAAGAATGATATTGATCCTTTTAGTGTTAATAGCCAACACGAA is drawn from Ureaplasma parvum serovar 3 str. ATCC 27815 and contains these coding sequences:
- a CDS encoding ABC transporter permease produces the protein MLKNYFQSSWLYTTFLSRLVLFKKSTYFLVGISLFVNLIFIIINGLNIANNIKTYLILFYLFTSINSLLTIVFSTIKAINLFKDLKDEGIEILVFSKSISRKNIIFTKIGFLILNIVFWSLITYILNIIFYVVNIKNNNGINFFYLYAFFNYYFCGLIFASIAALIVSRWSNKVAMIIPISCFLPFLIAGGVANLYSTSKINQVAKYMNINYDKYDSNTILDVEKFYLNNHNDEVYLITKNLNNPQFSKRQNYFLKAAFDHAKNASTFFHVLSWLSVPYQLNNSFYKNDIDPFSVNSQHENYLDKYFNYHGLESKLYDYKLNKHPHLPQFNINENQKEYFVPGALKNTSQFPTLENRNLIYARENVDRFDVNFIEDDNLFSSTNDFVGELKWAVIRNTLESKVFNNFAKKFYDNFDEDIDKPQIIAAYNDVINEQSSINFSTIVDENSILFAKKINNYYVKNLVEKKIYFIVALMYYLYFNEERWNLLEKLLKNDKVINFYRPSSIRINVNNYAYDIGGIGSYELMKKVVNNKTLYRYQLQKSNNYVFQTAKEVYSIKRADQIVNKNYYWLIWILFSTILIISLALIYLKRDYK
- a CDS encoding ATP-dependent Clp protease ATP-binding subunit; this encodes MEFKQKNSNNPLEEFGRNLNKEILDNKIDPIIGRDEEIRRTIEILSRKTKNNPVLIGEPGVGKTAIVEGLAYRIVHKDVPSNLLDKTIIELSLSSLIAGASYQGQFEERINSILKEVKKADGNIILFIDEIHQIVGMGRNQGSNMDVANILKPMMARGEIKLIGATTLDEYRLYIEKDQALERRFTKVLVNKPTIQETLTIMRGLKPRWEAFHGIKIHDNALIAAVNLSERYINDRNLPDKAIDLIDEAAAKIKTQINSQPIYLDEIKRDLQHLQTEKAALEPEKDEKSIKRLNEILEKIKLKQDEFNNLNDLYLKEKKQIDDLKNLRQKIERIQHDIEFYQSEGKYEKASRLLYSDLPLFEKQREELENKINENNNQKMIIDSLTENEIADVIARATGIPLSHLLADEKTKLLSLNKRIASHVIGQDEAVKLISDAVIRGRAGINNPNQPIGSFLFLGPTGVGKTELAKTLAKELFNSEKALIRFDMSEYMEKHSVSKLVGAPPGYIGYENAGVLTESVKRKPYSILLFDEIEKAHPDILNILLQILDEGSIKDAKNNEINFKNTIIIMTSNIGAEALLENNKTKALLDLQKTFKPEILNRISEIIFFNKLSKEIIFKISENLLKELENLLAKQDYLIKFDDNIAQIMVEDAYSSNYGARPLKRWITKHLENEIAKLIIENRITKNINYKINYDRELDQVLIK